A region of Pseudomonas putida DNA encodes the following proteins:
- a CDS encoding ABC transporter permease, with the protein MLKGYGAVILDGAWLTLQLALSSMALAIVLGLIGVALRLSPVRWLAWLGDMYATVIRGIPDLVLILLIFYGGQDIINRVAPLLGYEDYIDLNPLIAGIGTLGFIFGAYLSETFRGAFLGIPKGQAEAGVAYGMSNRQVFFRIQVPQMIRLAIPGFTNNWLVLTKATALISVVGLQDMMFKAKQAADATREPFTFFLAVAAMYLVLTSVSLLALKYLEKRYSVGVKVVEL; encoded by the coding sequence ATGTTGAAAGGCTACGGGGCAGTCATCCTCGACGGGGCGTGGCTGACGCTGCAGCTCGCCCTGTCGTCGATGGCCCTGGCCATCGTGCTCGGCCTGATTGGCGTGGCGCTGCGCTTGTCGCCGGTGCGCTGGCTGGCCTGGTTGGGCGATATGTATGCCACGGTCATCCGTGGTATTCCGGACTTGGTACTGATCCTGCTGATCTTCTACGGCGGGCAGGACATCATCAACCGAGTGGCGCCGCTGCTCGGCTACGAAGACTACATTGACCTGAATCCGCTGATTGCGGGTATCGGGACCTTGGGCTTCATTTTTGGCGCCTACCTGTCGGAAACCTTCCGCGGCGCCTTCCTCGGTATCCCCAAGGGCCAGGCCGAAGCCGGCGTGGCCTATGGCATGAGCAATCGCCAGGTGTTCTTCCGCATCCAGGTGCCGCAGATGATCCGCCTGGCCATCCCGGGGTTCACCAACAACTGGCTGGTGCTGACCAAGGCCACCGCACTGATCTCGGTGGTCGGCCTGCAGGACATGATGTTCAAGGCCAAGCAGGCGGCGGACGCCACCCGCGAACCCTTTACCTTCTTCCTGGCAGTGGCGGCCATGTACCTGGTGTTGACCAGTGTTTCGCTGCTGGCCTTGAAGTATCTTGAAAAACGCTACTCGGTGGGCGTCAAGGTGGTTGAACTATGA
- a CDS encoding ABC transporter permease encodes MIFDYNVVWEAMPLYLGGLLTTLKLLALSLLFGLLAAIPLGLMRVSKQPLVNLSAWLYTYVIRGTPMLVQLFLIYYGLAQFEAVRESIFWPMLSSATFCACLAFAVNTSAYTAEIIAGSLKATPHGEIEAAKAMGMSRFKMYRRILLPSALRRALPQYSNEVIMMLQTTSLASIVTLIDITGAARTVNAQYYLPFEAYITAGVFYLCLTFILVRLFKMAERRWLGYLAPRKH; translated from the coding sequence ATGATCTTCGACTACAACGTGGTGTGGGAGGCCATGCCGCTGTACCTCGGCGGGTTGCTGACCACGCTCAAGCTGCTGGCGTTGTCACTGTTGTTTGGCCTGCTCGCGGCGATCCCGCTGGGCCTGATGCGGGTGTCCAAGCAGCCGCTGGTGAACCTCAGCGCCTGGCTGTACACCTATGTGATCCGCGGTACGCCGATGCTGGTGCAGCTGTTCCTGATCTACTACGGCCTGGCCCAGTTCGAAGCGGTGCGCGAGAGCATCTTCTGGCCGATGCTGTCCAGCGCGACCTTCTGTGCTTGCCTGGCCTTCGCCGTCAACACCAGTGCCTACACCGCAGAAATCATCGCCGGCAGCCTCAAGGCCACGCCCCATGGCGAGATCGAGGCGGCCAAGGCCATGGGCATGTCGCGCTTCAAGATGTACCGCCGCATCCTGCTGCCTTCGGCCCTGCGCCGGGCATTGCCGCAGTACAGCAACGAAGTGATCATGATGCTGCAGACCACCAGCCTTGCGTCGATCGTCACCCTGATCGACATCACGGGCGCGGCGCGCACGGTCAATGCCCAGTATTACCTGCCTTTCGAGGCCTACATCACGGCGGGCGTGTTCTACCTGTGCCTGACCTTTATTTTGGTGCGCCTGTTCAAGATGGCCGAACGCCGCTGGCTCGGCTACCTGGCGCCGCGCAAGCACTGA